The DNA region CATGAAGATTAATTGCTAATAGCGTTGTCTCACAATGGCTTGTAACTTATTGAATACTTCTGTACTCAGGACTAAGTACTTCACATGTATAATTTAATCTTTCCGACAGTCACTCAGTTACCAATTTTTCTCACCGTTTCCCATGTGAGGAAACATGACCAGAGAAGTCTGGGGATGTCCTCAGGGCTGCACAGCTAGGAATTTGGTCAGAACCAGGCATGGGTTTAAGATCTCTCTGAATATGAAGCCTGTGGGCCCATGCTGCCTGGGCCCTGATGTCCTAGTAACAGATTTAGGGAGCACTCACGGCTGAGGCCTGACTTTAGAACCTGACTCAAAGCATGCTTCAGGCTAGGTGGCTTCTCCCTGGTGTCCATGTGCCCTCAGCAAGCCGATGAGGTGGCCTCTCTGCCCACTTCTTATCCTGGGTAGCTGCTCCTCCCACGGGAGACTACCTGCATCTGCACAGATGCCAGGCATGTCGCCATGGTACCCTCCAGCTTGCCTCCTCTGGGTCTCGCTTATTGTATTTCCTCCTCAGCCCCAGCCTGCACACCCACTCTGACCACTTACTTGTCTGTGTAATGGCTCAACTCCACAGATCTTCCACATGACCTACGACCTGGCCAGTGCCGTGGTACGCATCGTGAACCTCATTGGCATGATGCTTCTGCTTTGCCACTGGGATGGCTGCCTGCAGTTCCTGGTGCCCATGCTGCAGGACTTCCCCCATGACTGCTGGGTGTCCATCAACGGCATGGTGGTGAGTATACATCGCCTCCTCGCTCTGGGCTAACGTCTCCTCTCCAGAAGCAGGCTGGGTAGAGAGGCTGTGCGACCCCTGAATCCCAGCATATGGGACCTTGAGATGCTGGCCCAGTGCTTAAGGACACATATGCCTTTCCTTTTCATGTTGAGCTCTCCCTCCTAATACAAGAAGTCATTCATAGAACTCTTGGCTGGAGTTGTGCACCTTCTAGCCTTTGCATCTAGCCATGCATTTTGACGGCTGGGCTGGCTTTACCCACAGAGACTAAGACCTGGGCTACTCTGTGTTGTGATAATGTGACAAAATGGGCTGATGGCTCCTGCCTTCCTCACCATTCTGCCTAGAAGCTGAGCTGAGAAAACCAAAGGCCACGAGGGCACTGTTAGCAGCATAGGCAGATTCCACATTTACTCATGGCCTCTGTTCTCTAAGGGCAGAGCTGATTGTCCCAGTGCACTAAAGAGACCCACATACCAGCCTCCCGTGCGGGGCCAACCATGGAGTGTGGGCAGACTGGACGGTGACTCTCTCCAACATTCTGCATGGGTGAGAGAATCAGGTCTGAGGCTTCCAAAAGCCTTAGACAGAGCCCCCAGCTACAGAAAGGGTTTCCCAAGAAGCAACCCCTGGGCATTTCTCTGGCACTGTTGAGCCCCTGCCTTTCCTTCTAGTCTATGTGGTGTGGTCTGAAGGCAAATTCCCGGGGCCCCACAGGGTGAAAACTTGCTTTGAAAGAGTGAAAGAGACCCCGAGGCATCTTCAGAATCAGACAGGCTTTACAAAATAGCCCTTTGATGAACTAAGAGTAAGTGAGGTTGAATTTCCCCTGTTCCCAGAGGCTTGGCAGTGAGGCCAGAAGCCCTGACAGAAGACAGCTAGAGGCTGCCCTATCCTCAAGGCTGGGGCCCAGGCCTCTCTCACCCCTGGGAAACAGTCCTACCCACCCCACTCTAGTGTGGACTGAACCGCAGACTCCACAAATGAGCTCAGCTCTAGGCAGgatggtgaccttgaacttggccCAGGCCTGGCTTGATGTCCTCCAGATGCTTCGGGAACGCTCAGGGACCTAGGCACAGGCTCTGTGGACTTTACATTGTTCCCAACACCATGGCTTCTGAATGGAGACACTGGGGAAGGGGCCAGGAGCGGGGTTCAGCTGGTCCTTCTTATAGGGGCAATTGTTTTCTACGTGTGTGAAGATAACAGGCCCACACATGCACTAAATTCAAGAGATGGCCTTTCTGAGACTCCTTCCTTGAGAAACACTTTGGAAACAAAAATGGCCAAGagcctccctccctgcttccatCCTCCCAGGCTACATAGGATACTCAGGAGAGTCCAACTTAAGGGTCAGGagcaggggcgggggcaggggaATCAGGGGCCGAGGCCCTGGGCAGATGAGTAGGCTTCTGAGAGCACAGGAAGCTCCAACTGCTGCTCACCCAGAAAGAGGACAGTGATGTTGGCTCCTGCAGAGCCATTCCCCCTAGGGGAAGCATCGCTAGCCTTGTAATTGAGGTCAGTGGGGAAATGGGCTCTATTTGGTAGCTGTTTAGGGATAGGGGATGGAGCTAGCAGTGAAGGGAAGACAGCAGGGTGGCTCGCAGTAAGGAGAAGACAGTAGGGTGGCTCGGCCTGGGGCCATATGCTACCCAGTCAGGAGAATTTAGCCTCCCTGTCCCCTGGCTCTGAGATCAGGCCAGGGTCAGCTGCCTCACTCCCTTGATGTACCTTCCGGTGTGGTCCTTGCTTCCCCTTCTCCACCCCAGTGTACTAGAAAGGTCTAGGTTTCATTTACAGCCACCACGAGTTGCCAGTACCAGCTTGGCTGCCCATTGCTGAAGGTCTTCAGTCAAAGGCAACACTGGGGAGCCCTGCACCTGAAGGTGGGCAGGGAATCTTCTAGGTGCCAGCAAGAAGGGCCTTCCTTCCCCGTTACTGGCCCAGGCCTACTCTCTCCATCCACACGCATTTGTTCTCCTGTGTTCTGTGTGCAGAATAACTCCTGGGGGAAGCAGTACTCCTATGCCCTCTTCAAGGCCATGAGCCACATGCTGTGTATTGGGTACGGACGGCAGGCACCCGTAGGCATGTCTGACGTCTGGCTCACCATGCTCAGCATGATCGTGGGCGCCACCTGCTATGCCATGTTCATCGGGCACGCCACTGCCCTCATCCAGTCGCTGGACTCCTCCCGGCGCCAGTACCAGGAGAAGGTAGGTTGATCATTGTATCCATCCAGGGGTTTCTCAGGAGGATCTGGTCACTGGACCTGTTCAAGAGGAAGCATTTATGGCCTAGCATACATGGCCAGGCCTACAACTGACAGTACCATGGTGGGCAGTCTTAGATGAGAGCCTTGTCAAGTCCCCGACTTAAACCTACTCTGCAcacacccttccttcctctcttctgtggTGGGGGAAGAGGGTGAGTTATCACTTTCCTCGCAGGGACCAGTACCCTCACTGTTGCTAAGTCTAGTAAGGTTCTCAAGTCTCCCTTGCAGGCCCTCAGCATCCAACAGGGCTCCCACCCCTCAGCTTCGCACCTGGTTTCTAGGACTGCACTTCTCTGGCCAGTCCTCCCTGCTGGCCTCCCGCCTCAGGATCCCGTTGAGGCAACACCGACTTCCCATGCTCTGTGGCATCGCCAGCCCATCTCATTCTCAGCTCCAGTATTTCCTGGGTGGCCAGTGGGGGTCGGGCAGTAGGAGAGAATTCTAGGCCGGTGGTCCTGGGGTGCAGTGAGTGGTGTGTGTCGGGGAGAGTGGCAGAAAGCAATGTTCTAGGCTggcaggaagtgggggtgggtTGGATAGAATAGGAGTCATAAAGGACAGGACTCAGGTCAGGCCCAGGTGAGGATCTATCTAAAGCCAACACCAGGGTCCAGCCTGTGGTATACACCACGGGGATCTATGTAGAAAAGGTGCTGCGGTCTGTTACACCACAACCAGACTGAAGCTGCTTGTGACTTCTTCAAGAATTTCCCTTATTTTATTCTTGGTCTTCCAGATCTACCTAAAAGTCCTTCTGGAACGTCTTACCTCTCTgcccacccccatctcctcccttgaCTGCTCCAACAGCCTTCTAACTCCTGCCTGGTGTTCCTCCATCTGCTGGGAGGCAATTCTccaaaacacaactcccaatgtGCAGGCTGCTTCTGTCACAAGAGGCAGTAGCCACAAGAGGTTACTGCCCTGCCAGGCCTGTCTACATTTGACTGGGACTGAtgttaataaacaaacaaacaaacaaacaaacaaacaaacacaaaacctcaGCCAGGTGTAGtgctgcatgcctttagtcccagcactcaggtagtggcagaggcagagtgagaggcagagaggcagatgagttgggggccagcctggtctataaagtgagttccaggcaagacATCTAGGACCACACAGTGAAAACCtgtgtcaacaaaacaaaacaaaacaaaaatcaccaccaccaccaccagccacCAAACCTCAAGGTCTCAGCTGAGGCCTTATCTATCTACAGACATAGCTTACAAAGAGTGGGGTGTTCTCCCGGGCACTTCCTGTATTCTGCCCCACTGCAGCCCTTCCTGTTACTTACTGGGCCTGCTGTCTCTCCTGGCCGGAGCTGGTGACTCCAATATGCTTAGTGGAAACGCGTTTACTTCTCTGGTCATTAGCCTGTATGTGGGCTGTAGACAGTCCCTGTTCCCGCTCATTTTTAGTTTTGAGCAAGATGAGGACCAAACATGGATGGaagcctccttccttctctccctaccCCCAGTGCCCCACAGAGCTGGGAGTCGAGGCCATTATTTTGGGTACAGTGTGCTTATATTACAGTGAGCCAATGCTGGCTAAGAAAGCTTCAGGGTTGGAGTGCGCCTCTGGTCACCAGCCTGGGGTGCCTGGAGGTGATTCCTGTCTTTCCCCATCTCAGTACAAGCAGGTGGAGCAGTACATGTCCTTCCACAAGCTCCCGCCTGACACCAGGCAGCGCATCCACGACTACTACGAACACCGCTACCAGGGCAAGATGTTTGACGAGGAAAGCATCCTGGGTGAGCTGAGTGAGCCGCTTCGAGAGGTGAGCTGCGCAGCCcgggagggtgggtgggagtgcCAGGCCTTTCGGGCACACAgttccctgactttttttttttgtgtgtcccAACCCGTGCTGTCCATGGAGCAGGAGATCATCAACTTTAACTGCCGGAAGCTGGTGGCATCCATGCCACTGTTCGCCAATGCAGACCCCAACTTTGTGACGTCTATGCTGACCAAGTTGCGTTTTGAGGTCTTTCAGCCTGGGGACTACATCATCCGTGAAGGCACCATCGGCAAGAAGATGTACTTTATCCAGCACGGCGTGGTCAGTGTGCTCACTAAGGGCAACAAGGAGACCAAGCTGGCTGATGGCTCCTATTTTGGAGGTGAGACAGCCAGGGGGCACCAGGAGAATAGGGGTGAGACTAGGAGCTAGGCTAGAGGGATACCCTGAGATCAGAAGCACAGAGGGACGTTTCATAGCCACAGCCTGGAGGCGGGCATCTGTGAGCCCTGTATAGGGGTGTCTGTCTGTGAGGTCTGCTTTAATAGAGCACTTAAGACTGGTGGCTTCTAAACCACAGATACTGGATTCTCAGCTCTGGAGACTGGGAGTCACAGACCGGTGCAAGCGTAGTGGGTTCCACTGAGGGTTCTCTTAGAGGTAGACATTGTTGTCTCAGAGGGTAGGAAGAGCACGTGTGTCGTCTGTCTCCTTAGTCTCTtctattgtgtttgtgtgtatgcttgaGCCTGCATATATCCAATTATACTCTCTCACACCATGGTGCCCATGTAGAGTTTAGGGTACAACTTGGGCAGCcgagtctctcctgccctgtgggtcctgggtatcCAACTCACATTATCagacttggctgaaggtgttagACTGCTCTGGCCTGCCCCTCTCTAGCCTCTTCTGTAAAGGTATGAATCACCTCCCGAAGCCCTACCTCTAAGTACCAGATCATCCTGAGACCAGGATTTCAGCATAGGAATATGGGGTGACCACAGGCATTTTATCTGTTAGAGGAGCTGGTACCCAGTATGACTACAACCTAGCAGGACAGCCTAGTGAGTTCATCGTACCAACCAGTGGAGACCAAGGTCAGGATCATGTGGTTCTGAGAGGCCTGGAAGTTTTGTGCCTGATTGACCCTGAGTCCTGCTGTgcccacagagatctgcttgctgaCCCGAGGCCGTCGCACAGCGAGCGTGAGGGCGGATACTTACTGCCGCCTCTACTCACTGAGCGTGGACAACTTCAACGAGGTGCTGGAGGAGTATCCCATGATGCGCAGGGCTTTCGAGACGGTTGCGCTGGACCGTCTGGACCGCATAGGTGAGGGGCAGGACGTGCAGGCGGGAGGGCAGGGCAGCAAGCATGCAGACTCCACAAGGCCTTTCCTGGGCGTGGCCTGAGTGTCCGCTCTTGTTCTACGGCTCAGGCAAGAAGAACTCCATCCTCCTCCACAAGGTGCAGCACGACCTCAACTCAGGCGTCTTCAACTACCAAGAGAACGAGATCATCCAGCAGATCGTGCGGCATGACCGTGAGATGGCCCACTGTGCTCACCGCGTCCAGGCTGCTGCCTCAGCCACCCCAACCCCAACGCCTGTCATATGGACCCCACTGATCCAGGCACCACTgcaggctgctgctgctactacttcGGTGGCCATAGCCCTCACACACCACCCCCGCCTGCCAGCCGCTATCTTCCGGCCCCCTCCCGGACCTGGGCTGGGTAACCTGGGGGCTGGACAGACACCGAGGCACCCAAGGAGGTTGCAGTCCTTGATCCCTTCAGCGCTAGGCTCTGCTTCACCAGCCAGCAGCCCCTCACAGGTGGACACACCGTCTTCATCTTCCTTCCACATCCAACAGCTGGCTGGATTCTCTGCACCTCCTGGATTGAGTCCTCTCTTGCCCTCCTCTAGCTCTTCCCCACCTCCAGGAGCCTGCAGttctcccccagcccccactccATCCACCtccactgctgccaccaccaccggGTTCGGCCACTTTCATAAGGCGCTAGGTGGCTCCCTGTCTTCCTCTGATTCCCCGCTGCTCACCCCACTGCAACCGGGCGCTCGCTCTCCACAGGCTGCCCAGCCGCCACCCCCACTGCCTGGGGCCCGAGGAGGCCTGGGACTCCTGGAGCACTTCTTGCCGCCCCCACCTTCGTCCCGGTCACCATCATCTAGCCCTGGGCAGCTGGGCCAGCCTCCTGGAGAGTTGTCCCCAGGTCTGGCAGCTGGTCCACCAAGTACACCAGAGACACCCCCGCGGCCCGAACGGCCATCCTTTATGGCAGGGGCCTCTGGGGGGGCTTCTCCTGTAGCCTTTACCCCCCGAGGAGGCCTCAGCCCTCCGGGCCACAGCCCAGGACCCCCAAGAACTTTCCCGAGTGCCCCACCCCGGGCCTCTGGCTCCCATGGTTCCCTGCTCCTGCCACCTGCATCCAGCCCTCCGCCTCCCCAGGTCCCACAGCGCAGGGGCACACCACCCCTCACCCCCGGCCGCCTCACACAGGACCTGAAGCTCATCTCAGCCTCTCAGCCAGCCCTCCCCCAGGATGGGGCACAGACTCTACGCAGGGCCTCTCCTCACTCCTCAGGGGAGTCGATGGCTGCCTTCTCACTCTACCCCAGAGCTGGGGGTGGCAGTGGGAGCAGTGGGGGCCTTGGGCCTCCTGGAAGGCCATATGGTGCCATCCCAGGCCAGCATGTCACTTTGCCTCGGAAGACATCCTCAGGTTCTTTGCCACCCCCACTTTCTTTGTTTGGGGCAAGAGCCGCCTCTTCTGGAGGGCCCCCTCTGACTGCTGCACCCCAGAGGGAACCTGGCGCTAGGTCCGAGCCAGTACGCTCCAAACTGCCGTCTAATttatgagctgggccctccctccttccctcttctttttcttgctccCTTCTTCCTTCAGGTTTAACTGTGATTAGGAGATATAccaataacaataataaccatAAAAAACAtaccccagaaaaacaaaaagacagcagaaaataaCCAGGTATTCTTAGAGCTATAGATTTTTGGTCACTTGCTTTTATAGACTATTTTAATACTCAGCACTAGAGGGAGGGGGGGCAGGCAAGGCCCAAAGGCACAGccaaaggaaggcaggcaggatctCTGGGGACAGGGCAGGTGTGGGGTGACCCATGTCTGGGTCCTAGCACAGATCTGTCATTGTATTCTTCCTTAGAGCAAGAGCTACCTACCATCAGTTCCTTGGCTGTGAACTTGGCGCCCACTCTGCTGGGGGCTGCCTTGGAGTGTGTTCCCAGGAGCCTCCTGCGCCTGAGTCCTTGGGACACACCCGGCCCTTGAGGGCCTTGCATTTTTTCTACTGTAAACGTAGCAagatatgtatatgaatatgtatatgtatgtaagatGTGTCTATGTATAGCTATGTAGTGCTCTGTAGAGCCGTGTAGATAGCAGcttccatgtgtgcacatgcgtgtgcagtCTAGTTTAATCCCACGTTGCCAGGACACCCAGGTCACCTTACATCCAGCAATCTGCTGTGGCCCGCAGGCTGGGCACTGCAGGCTCTGGGGGgagttctctctcccagtccTCAGGGAAGGGGATCCCTGGAACCTTGCAGCAGAGCCTCTTTCCCCATCTCTGGGCTGCAACCCAGTTCTAGCCCAACCTCTAGTCCCACGGAAGGGGAAGACTCCAGGCTGAGCCTTTCACTTCCCAGGGCTTCAAGCACACCTGTCACCTCTGTGGCCCGAAGTTTCTCCAGCTGTACAATGGGGGGTTAGGGGAGCGTCTATTTATTGAGTCTGTTCTGTGCCAAGCACTGGTTATACACACCCGCATGCTGGGAGGTGGGGATTATGGTTTCCTCCCATTTCACAGGTGAGGAAACCAAGGGCTGGTTAGAGCCACATAACCAGAGGTGGCAGAACTGGTCTGCCCTGAGCTGCAGATCAACCTCCCGAAGGCTAAAGCCTGTGTTCCTCCTATCAGAAAATGGTGTTTGGTAGAGCCCTAGCTTTTGGTCCCTAGGCAAAGTGCAGGAGGACGAGATGGGAGTTTGGTGGTAGTCAGGCTTcaattcaaatcccagctctgtcacttcttagctgtgtgaccttgggcaagttatCTGACTTTTCTGTTCCctcattaataaaataagaactaTGGAACTGCCTCACAATAACCAGTGAGAACCAGATAAGAAAAAGACATGGAATGCCCAgcccagtgcctggcacacagcatagtaggtgctcaataaatcatGTTTCTTCGCCCCCTCCTCATAAACATTGCTCCAGTGAACTATGGTGAGAGCCCAGGGAACTTTAGCTGAGGGCTCCAGATTtaaaactctcaggactcaggaggTGACTGGGCCTCCATCACAGCTCGAGGAAGGTGCATGGCCAGTGGTGGGCTTGAGCCAGGCCTTGGGATCTGGGAAGAGTGAGTAAAGAAAGGACTTAGAGAGGTGGAATGCACAGGGGAGGTTACGGCAGTGAGTCAAGTTGTGGAGTGGGCCTTTGGGAGAGACCTACAGGCTGGGAGCCAGAGGAGGACTTGGATGGGAGGCTAGGCTCATCTGTGGGTTTGACCCTGAGCTAGAAGCAGGTTTCAGGACCCTGgtagaggcacaggcagaggcttCCCTATCAATGGGTCGAAGCAGGTAGGACTTTGATGCCCATGCAGTGAGGAGGACTGGTTCTACCATGCCTGGTGTCCCTGTGCACCAGCTAGAATGGTGGCAGGAGCAGGTTTGGCCCTGGGATGGTACAGGGAATCTCTTGGTGGATAGCTTGCAGGGAGAGAAGGGGTGAAGGTCCTGGTGCCCTAGAAAATCGGTGGGAGCCCTAGATTATGCAGAGGTTGGAGATGTCTCTGAGATCCAGACCATCTTCAGACCCGTGTTCTGCCCCCAAGGAGGGCAGCCTAGGGAGCCGGCTGGACTACTCACCTCAGTCCATCCTAGAGGTACAGGCGAGGGGATGGGGGTCTGGGTACAAGGAGTGAGGAGTCTCTCGTCCTCAGGCCTGGCCTAGCACCCTTCTCTACTGACACACGCATTTTATAAACAACTCTAATACACTGGCAAACTCCTCAGTGACTACGGAGAGGCCAGGTCCAGTCAGTAGGACCTTCCACCCCACAACCTCTACAAGCAATTTTCAAATCTTCcacttttaaaacagaaaacgGTTAAACACGCCgtcttgtatattttatttaaataaaaaaattacagcaAATGCCGAGTTATTTTGGGGTCAGAGATTGAGTGGCGAGGCTCACAGGGAAACCTGGAGTCTCCAGTGAGGATGTGGGGGCGGGAGTGGGACACGGCCCCTTGAGCAGCTgtggacacacatgtgcatgagcCTGTGCTCCCTCCCCCGAAGCATGGAGTTGAGTTACATGCAGAACTGTTCATGGGAGCATGGGACATGACTACAGAGAAATGTGCACCTGTGCCCAACctgcggggggtggggtggcgtGGTGAGACAGTGTATCCCCTATGTCATGTGTGAAGGGGTTAGGACCCTGATGCAggtcccttcctctgcctctgccacagcttcacagtctctgaggagaaggagaaggaggaggaggaggaggaggaagaggaggaggaggaggagggggaggaggagaaggagggggaggaggagaaggagggggagaggaggagaaggaggaggaagagggggagaagaggaggaggaggctagCACAGGACATACGAGCTCCATCCAACTAGATGCTGAACAGATGACCTGCCCTCTTGCTGCAGAGAGGCCCTCAGAAGAGGACAATTGATAAGCTGGGGCAGGAGGTGACCGGTTGTGGGGAGAGCATCATAGGCATCAGTGACAGATATGGGGCTCTAGCAGACCAATGGCAGGCAGGCCTGGAGCTACAGAAGTTGGTGCCACACCACCTCCTACCTCACACTCTTGTACCTAACCTTTGGCTGCAGAGGGTCCCTGCAGGCCCTTGGATCTTGATAGCTAGGGCAGGTGTCTGGGGTTGGAAGAGCAGTCTCCAGGTTGCTGGCTGGCGGGGGAATACCATCCTGCCTGCATAAAGAGGGGGGAATCTCCTCTGGAAAGAGCAGGGAACCTGGCCAGTTGTTCCCCATCACTGCTTGCCTAGGCTGTTTCCGTGGTGACAGGCCTGGGAGTCCTGTTGCTAAGCAGACAGCTCAGCATGCCCAGTGTCCCCATGACAACTGCCCCCTGTGGCCAGGTGGCAGAGCTTCCTCCGGGACCCCACTGGCATGACATAGACAGGGCTAAAATCAGCTGCTGTGTGGGCAGTCTAGGCTGGACCACAGTGGCCTctggtggaggtgggggtaggtGAGGTAGGGTGAGGTGGGATTAGAGGCAGGTCTCAATCAGCTAGACTTCCTAGACTTCCTAGGGGCAGATAGTAAGTGCCTATTGTATGCTAAGCCCCGGGTGCTTTCCTGTAATCTCGTTTAGTTCACCCACCAACTCTAAATCAAAAGCCTCAGTGACAGTGAGTCACAGGAAAGAGGCTCGAGGCTCAGAGCTGGTGCTTACTGGATGCCCATCAGCCAGAGTGGAGGGAGCTGGGTCAGAATCAGCAGGAGGCTGAGGGCTTGCCCCTGTGCCGGGGGCTTGCGCAGGCAGGGTGAGACAATGATAACATGAAGGCCCACAGTGAAAACAGCAGTTTGTTTATGTCCCTTACGTTGACTAACAATTCTAAAGTCAGTGATGAAATATTCTCCCCTACCCAAATCTGGAAACACCACCTCCCCGATGAGCTTCAGCCCCACGGGACAACTCTTATTCTTCTATTAGAAAGGTGAGAAGGCCCAAGATTACTCTTAGGCCTCAGTGGCACTAAACCAGACTGGAAAAATTCAAACTGTGGGTGTGtttttctggggatcaaacctagggcctcTTAGAGGCCAGGCTCTATATACTGAACTATATCCTCTGggttgtttcttgagacaggtctTACGAAGTTACGCAGGCTAGCTTGGAATtcagtctgtagcccaggctagccttgacatGAGGAtcc from Rattus norvegicus strain BN/NHsdMcwi chromosome 8, GRCr8, whole genome shotgun sequence includes:
- the Hcn4 gene encoding potassium/sodium hyperpolarization-activated cyclic nucleotide-gated channel 4; translation: MDKLPPSMRKRLYSLPQQVGAKAWIMDEEEDGEEEGAGGLQDPSRRSIRLRPLPSPSPSVAAGCSESRGAALGAADSEGPGRSAGKSSTNGDCRRFRGSLASLGSRGGGSGGAGGGSSLGHLHDSAEERRLIAAEGDASPGEDRTPPGLATEPERPGAAAQPAASPPPQQPPQPASASCEQPSADTAIKVEGGAAASDQILPEAEVRLGQSGFMQRQFGAMLQPGVNKFSLRMFGSQKAVEREQERVKSAGFWIIHPYSDFRFYWDLTMLLLMVGNLIIIPVGITFFKDENTTPWIVFNVVSDTFFLIDLVLNFRTGIVVEDNTEIILDPQRIKMKYLKSWFVVDFISSIPVDYIFLIVETRIDSEVYKTARALRIVRFTKILSLLRLLRLSRLIRYIHQWEEIFHMTYDLASAVVRIVNLIGMMLLLCHWDGCLQFLVPMLQDFPHDCWVSINGMVNNSWGKQYSYALFKAMSHMLCIGYGRQAPVGMSDVWLTMLSMIVGATCYAMFIGHATALIQSLDSSRRQYQEKYKQVEQYMSFHKLPPDTRQRIHDYYEHRYQGKMFDEESILGELSEPLREEIINFNCRKLVASMPLFANADPNFVTSMLTKLRFEVFQPGDYIIREGTIGKKMYFIQHGVVSVLTKGNKETKLADGSYFGEICLLTRGRRTASVRADTYCRLYSLSVDNFNEVLEEYPMMRRAFETVALDRLDRIGKKNSILLHKVQHDLNSGVFNYQENEIIQQIVRHDREMAHCAHRVQAAASATPTPTPVIWTPLIQAPLQAAAATTSVAIALTHHPRLPAAIFRPPPGPGLGNLGAGQTPRHPRRLQSLIPSALGSASPASSPSQVDTPSSSSFHIQQLAGFSAPPGLSPLLPSSSSSPPPGACSSPPAPTPSTSTAATTTGFGHFHKALGGSLSSSDSPLLTPLQPGARSPQAAQPPPPLPGARGGLGLLEHFLPPPPSSRSPSSSPGQLGQPPGELSPGLAAGPPSTPETPPRPERPSFMAGASGGASPVAFTPRGGLSPPGHSPGPPRTFPSAPPRASGSHGSLLLPPASSPPPPQVPQRRGTPPLTPGRLTQDLKLISASQPALPQDGAQTLRRASPHSSGESMAAFSLYPRAGGGSGSSGGLGPPGRPYGAIPGQHVTLPRKTSSGSLPPPLSLFGARAASSGGPPLTAAPQREPGARSEPVRSKLPSNL